Proteins from one Ipomoea triloba cultivar NCNSP0323 chromosome 1, ASM357664v1 genomic window:
- the LOC115998239 gene encoding signal recognition particle receptor subunit beta-like — protein sequence MEKEKIEELKVQAQKWLREAEVLVNQIPPTQLYAAIGVVLFTAFLFFITRLFKRTISNTVVLTGLCGSGKTILFYQLKDGSSHQGTVTSMEPNEGTFILHSETTKKGKIKPVHVVDVPGHSRLRPKLEEFLPQAAAIVFVVDAVEFLPNCRAASEYLYDILTKVTVVKKKIPVVLLCNKVDKVTAHTKEFIKKQLEKEIDKLRASRTAVSDADISNEITLGTPGEAFSFSQCENQVVVGEASGLTGEISQLEQFIRENVKP from the exons ATGGAGAAGGAGAAAATTGAGGAATTGAAGGTTCAAGCTCAAAAATGGCTTCGTGAAGCTGAGGTGTTGGTCAATCAGATACCTCCTACTCAACTTTACGCTGCAATTGGAGTTGTGTTATTCACGGcttttttgttctttatca CTCGGTTGTTCAAGCGCACAATATCTAACACCGTTGTACTCACTGGGCTTTGTGGGAgtggaaaaactattttattttaccaG CTTAAAGATGGGTCATCACATCAGGGCACTGTGACCTCAATGGAACCCAATGAAGGCACTTTTATACTACACTCTGAGACAACCAAg AAGGGCAAAATAAAACCTGTTCATGTTGTTGATGTGCCGGGTCATTCTCGCCTTCGGCCAAAACTTGAGGAATTCTTGCCTCAAGCAGCTGCAATCGTCTTTGTTGTGGATGCTGTAGAATTTTTACCCAACTGCCGTGCTGCTTCAGA GTACCTTTATGATATTTTGACCAAGGTGACTGTGGTCAAGAAGAAGATTCCAGTAGTACTACTCTGCAACAAAGTGGATAAAGTTACTGCACATACAAAGGAGTTCATAAAAAAGCAGCTTGAAAAGGAAAT TGACAAGCTTCGTGCTTCAAGAACTGCTGTATCCGACGCAGATATCTCAAACGAGATTACACTAGGGACACCTGGAGAAGCGTTCTCATTTTCACAGTGCGAAAACCAGGTAGTAGTTGGAGAAGCTTCCGGTTTGACAGGCGAAATCTCTCAGCTAGAGCAGTTTATTAGGGAGAACGTGAAGCCTTAA